TCAACCTCTATGCGCTGTTCGCCGAGCTGGCGCTCAGGCTGATCGGGCGCGGTAGCCGGGCAGGCATAATCGTGCCTACCGGCATCGCCACCGATGACAGCACCAAGGCCTACTTCGATGCGCTGGGTACCGGTCATCGCCTGGCCAGCCTCTACGACTTTGAGAATCGGGAAAAGCTCTTCAAGTCGGTCGATAGCCGCATGAAGTTCGTCTTAATGACCATTGCCGACCAAGTTGAAGTTGCCGATCTGATGTTCTTCGCCACCCGCATCGAACACCTGCACGACGAGGAGCGCCACTTCCAGCTCTCGCCGGACGACTTCGCGCTGATCAACCCCAATACCCGCACCTGCCCGGTGTTCCGCTCCAAGCGAGATGCAGAGCTGACCCGCAAGCTCTACCGCCAGGCGCCGGTGCTGATCCAGGAAGCCCCCGAGCAGAACCCCTGGGGCATAAGTTTTTCGCGGCTCTTCGACATGTCCAACGACAGCAACCTCTTCCATGGCTTGGAAGACCTGCGCGAAGGGGGTGGCTATCTCGACGGCAACCGCTTCCACCAAGGCGATACTCGCTACCTCCCTCTGTATGAAGCCAAGATGGTCCACCACTATGACCATCGCTTCGCGACCTACGACTCCCAAGGTGAGGATATCCGGGACGCCACGCCGGCAGAAAAGGCCAACCCCGACTTCGCTCCCCTCCCCCGCTACTGGGTCAACGATTGGGAGGTGGTGCTGCGCACCGCCGATGTGCCCCAGGACGTGATCAAGGGTGTGAAGAAGGAAGATGCCGACAAGCTGGACAAGGCCCTGCGTACCTGGCTTGCCGGTCTGCTGCTGGTGCGTGGAGAGGCCGATCACGCCTCGCAATTGCTGGGCAAGCAGGTAGTCAAGCAGGGCTCTACTGCCAGCCTCTTCGATCAGGCGGAGGAGACTAGGGCCGGTCTTGAGGCTCGCCAGCTGGCCGAAACCCACCCGATGGAGGATGACCAGCTCGTCGACTGGCTGGGACGCTTCGAGGGCGGCGAAGATCGCTTCGCGCTGGTGGAAGACCTGCTGCCCGGTCGCTGCCCCCACTACCTGCTGGGCTTTCGCGATATATGCCGCTCTACTGATGAGCGAACAGTCATTGGATCTACGATTCCCTTTACCGCGGTGGGCAACAAGTATCCACTACTGTTTCTTCCAGTAGCGATGAGCCCAAGACTGAAGGCTGCTCTCCAAGGCAACCTTGCTTCGCTTGCACTTGATTACGTCGCCAGACAGAAGATTGGTGGAACCACCCTGAACTTCTTTATCGCGAAGCAGCTCCCGGTGCTTCCACCGGATGCCTACGACGAAGAAGCCCTCGACTATATCGTCCCGCGGGTCCTGGAGCTGACCTATACCAGCCATGACCTGGCCCCCTTCGCCCGGGATCTCGGCTACGAGGGCGCGCCCTGCGGCTGGGACCCGGAGCGCCGGCACCGGCTGCGCTGCGAGCTCGACGCCTACTATGCCCACCTCTACGGCCTCACCCGCAACGAGCTGCGCTATATCCTCGACCCGGCCGAGGTGATGGGCCCCGACTACCCCTCGGTCACCTTCCCAGGCCTGAAGCGCAAGGAGATCGCCGAGTTCGGTGAGTACCGCACCCAGCGCCGGGTGCTGGAGGCGTTTGATGTTCTGGCCTCTACCAAGGAGGGGGTTCTCGCATGACGATGTTTCAGTCAATTGATACTCAGCGGCTTTGCGAGTTGGTCCATTCGGCCTGGAAACGGGTCGCCTTTATCGGCCCAGCCATGACCACAGAGGTGGCCGCCGCGCTGTCGAATAAATTCAGCCAGCTGGACCGCCGCGGGGTAACGATCATCATCGACTACGATGAGGCTATCTTTCGCCTTGGGTATGGCCACCACGAGGCGATAGAAATCCTGAAGGAGTCAGGCATTGAGCTCCGCAAGGAATCGGGCCTGCGAATTAGCGCCTTGGTGATCGATGACCAAGGCTGGATTCTCCATCAATCCCCCATGGCGGTTGAGAGTCCTGATGCACCCGTTCGCAACGCTATGGCGCTTAGTGCCGAGCAGGTCAAAGAAGTCTGCTTCTCAGCAGGCATTCAAGACGAGCCCCGCGACAGCTCCTCAACCTCATCAGAGCACAGTGCTGCGAGCGAGCGCATTGAAATTGGTCTCACACCCATTCCTGAAGCTGAATACAGCAGCATAAAGAAGGCCATTGACAGCAACCCGCCACAGGCGTTCGACCTACAGCGCCAGGTCAATGTCTATACAGCCAGCCTTCAGTTTGTCGATATCGAACTGACAGGCGGTCGTGTAGAGTCGCGCACCATCCGACTTCCCGCAAGTCTTCAGAAACAGCTATTCGGTAATAATGATGAGGTCGACTCGCGTTTAAAGGCCAGCTACAAGCTGATCGACTCCCCCCAACTGAAGGGGCTTGACGAGATTCGCAGGGATGTCGATGAGCTCAGGCAGTATACCCGCCAGCTCAATAAGCGGCTTGGTCGCGTCATTCTCACGGCAAAGAAAGACAGGTTTCAAAAAAGGCAGCTAGCGCTGGAAGAAAAGATCTTGTCCTGGAAGAAAGACGCCAAGGCCGTCATAAAATCAGAGATCGATAAATCCATCAATGAGCTCGCCGAAGCTCTGGCGCCCCTGGTGCTCGAGAACCCACCGATCGAGCTGGAGTCAGTCATAGTCGGCGAGCCAACCAAACAGCAAGCCATCGACTTCATAAAAGAAACGCTTTACAGGGTCGCCCCCGATCCCGGCAAGCTTGTTGACGACATGAAGCTCCACTGCATCTTCAAGGATGTCACCTACGAAATGCTGAAAAACGAAGAGTTTCAGGGTTTAATCGAAAAGTTTTACCCCGACCTGAAGTCCCGAATTATGCAGGAATCGAGCGCTGCTAAGGCACGCACCATCTCAATCGAAGATGACCTGTTCAGTTAAGGCCAACTGATAACCATGAGCACGCAGGAACTCGCTTCACGCATCTTACAGGTTCTCGAACAGGAACCTGGGCTTCTCGGCCGGGAGATCGCCGAGCGCATCGGCTGTGACAAGAAGCAGGTCAACGGCCTGCTCTACAGCCTGCTGCGCGACACCCTCTACCAGGACAGCCAATACCGTTGGTATCCAAAACAACAGGCACCACGGACCTCGACGCCGGCCAGCGAGTACTCCGATACCGATCTGTCCAGGCTGGCGCGCTACTATCTCGCCTGCATGGGGCAGGATGAGCGCGGCGTCTCCATCTTCGCCTACGACAAGTTCGGCAAGCCGGACTATGCGGAGCTCTCGCAGCTCCCCCAGTATGACGATATCTTCCAGCAGCCCGCCGCCCGCGACCTGCTGTCCCGGAGGCGCAACGACAAGGGTCGCATGGAGGTATTCTTCGGCTATCCCACCCTGCTGCGGCCTCACCAGTCAGCGAAGGGCTGGCGCGGGTTCTTCGTCGAGCCCCTGTTCCTCTACCCGGTCGAGCTCAACAACGGGCCCGGAAGCCAGCCGATGCTTCAGGCCGGCTTTCCGATCCTAAACCACAAGGCACTGCAATTCCTGACCCGCACGCAGCGCGAGGCGCTGATGGAAGAGCTGGTGCAGCTGGAAGAGGAGCTCGGTCTGACCGGTCAGTTCGAGCCCCCCGATCTCGATGAGCTGACCCTTCGTCTCCAGGCCATCCGCCCCGAGTGGCTCTGGGTGGAAGCGATCGACCCCCAGCAGCTGGGTGACACACCGGCTCTGGCCGAGGCCCAGCAGGGTGGCCTCTACAACCGTGCCATGCTGGTCATGGCCGAGCGCTCACCCTTCACCCAGGGGCTCGAGTCCGAGCTCAAACAGCTGGCACAGCTGGCGGAAGGACGCTACCAGGGCTCGGCCCTCAGCGACTGGTTGAAAGGCACAGTGGAGTCCTCACCCGGCACCGAACAACGGCCCCTGATCGAGGTGCTGCCACTCAATACCGAGCAGCGCCAGGCCATCCAGCAGGCGCTGACCAACAAGCTGACCATCGTCACCGGCCCACCCGGCACCGGTAAATCGCAGGTGGTGACCAACCTGCTGATCAATGCGGCCTGGCAGGGCAAGCGCGTGTTATTCGCCAGCAAGAACAACAAGGCCGTGGACGTTGTGGAAACCCGCGTCAACAGCCTCGGGCCCCGCCCGATCTTGCTACGGGTAGGCTCCCAGCAGTACCAGACCCGGCTCGCTGAATATCTGCTCTCGATGCTCTCGACCACGGCCACCGCCGAGGATCAGGAAAACTACCGCGAGGCCTACACGTCGCACCGGCGCATCGAGGAGCGACTGATTCAGCTCGACAAGGATACCCAGCAGCTTATCAGCCTGCGCAATCAGGTCGATGCCCTGGAGCAGGCTGCCGAGCAGGTGCGTCAGGAACTTTCACGCAGCCAGTTCAAGGGCATGCGGCATCTCGAACTGGAGCCCCTCATCGGCGCCAGCAGGCGACTGCGTGATGCAATTCACGGTGCCAGCAAGGACCAGCAGCCACTGTTGCCGCGCCTGTTGTGGGCCTTCAAGAAGCGCGAGCGACTGGACCAGCTGGCGCATGCGGCAAGACAACTGCCGTCCGATATCGAGACGCTGGGGCTCCAGCACCCGGCAATACGCGCCGATGAAGCCAGCCTTGCCGAGTGGCGAGCCTACGCAGGAGCCCTCAGCAGCCGCCTCGAACTAGTCGAGCATGCCTGCGAGTATTTCGATGCGCTTCAGGCCTTGCAGAGCGCCAAGAGTCTCGAAGAGATCAGCTTGGAGCAGATGCAGTGGATCCGCGCCCTCTCCGACAATGCCTTCACCCTTTGGCGGGCCTGGCTGGTCAACCAGCCGGCATCGCTCAGCAAAGAGGATCGCCAGAAGCTGAACCGCTACCACTCCCTGCTCAAGATGGTGATGGATACCGGGCCCGACAGTCAGCTCTCTCGCGAGGTAGGCAAGCAGTACCGGTCGCTCTTCCAGCAGGCCGCGCACCTACTCCCCTGCTGGGCTACCACGGCGCTTTCGGCCAGGGGCAAGATCCCGTTCGAGCCGGGTTTCTTCGACTTGGTGGTCTTCGATGAGGCCAGCCAGTGCGACATCGCCTCTGCCCTGCCCTTGCTCTATCGCGCCAAGCAGGCGGTGGTGATCGGCGACCCCAAGCAGCTCTCCCACATCAGCGGCCTGCAGCGCGGTCAGGATCAGCAGCTGCTGGAAAAACACGGGCTGATCGCCGAGTTCGCCCACTGGGCCTACTCCTACAACTCGCTATTTGACCTGGCTGCCGGCCTGGTGGAAGGCAGCGACATCGTCAACCTGCGCGACCACCACCGCAGCCACAACGACATCATCGAGTTCTCCAACCGCGAGTTCTATGAAGGAAGGCTCCGCGTCGCCACTCGCTATGACAACCTGGTGCGTCCTAGCCTCAAGGAACCAGGGATTCGCTGGGTCAATGTTCAGGGTCAGGCCACACGTCCACCC
The Halomonas alkalicola DNA segment above includes these coding regions:
- a CDS encoding AAA domain-containing protein, producing MSTQELASRILQVLEQEPGLLGREIAERIGCDKKQVNGLLYSLLRDTLYQDSQYRWYPKQQAPRTSTPASEYSDTDLSRLARYYLACMGQDERGVSIFAYDKFGKPDYAELSQLPQYDDIFQQPAARDLLSRRRNDKGRMEVFFGYPTLLRPHQSAKGWRGFFVEPLFLYPVELNNGPGSQPMLQAGFPILNHKALQFLTRTQREALMEELVQLEEELGLTGQFEPPDLDELTLRLQAIRPEWLWVEAIDPQQLGDTPALAEAQQGGLYNRAMLVMAERSPFTQGLESELKQLAQLAEGRYQGSALSDWLKGTVESSPGTEQRPLIEVLPLNTEQRQAIQQALTNKLTIVTGPPGTGKSQVVTNLLINAAWQGKRVLFASKNNKAVDVVETRVNSLGPRPILLRVGSQQYQTRLAEYLLSMLSTTATAEDQENYREAYTSHRRIEERLIQLDKDTQQLISLRNQVDALEQAAEQVRQELSRSQFKGMRHLELEPLIGASRRLRDAIHGASKDQQPLLPRLLWAFKKRERLDQLAHAARQLPSDIETLGLQHPAIRADEASLAEWRAYAGALSSRLELVEHACEYFDALQALQSAKSLEEISLEQMQWIRALSDNAFTLWRAWLVNQPASLSKEDRQKLNRYHSLLKMVMDTGPDSQLSREVGKQYRSLFQQAAHLLPCWATTALSARGKIPFEPGFFDLVVFDEASQCDIASALPLLYRAKQAVVIGDPKQLSHISGLQRGQDQQLLEKHGLIAEFAHWAYSYNSLFDLAAGLVEGSDIVNLRDHHRSHNDIIEFSNREFYEGRLRVATRYDNLVRPSLKEPGIRWVNVQGQATRPPIGGAENLSEARQIAAEIKELVLERGYRGSIGVVSPFRSQANLIRKVVNADEVLAARLPAHDFLVDTVHKFQGDERDLMIFSPVVASGISNGALGFMRNTPNLFNVAITRARGMLVVVGDLTACSRCGIDYLERFASYSQALQQQSERDQEQGQQDLGPEYPAVSNPERVSDWERLFYRALYQAGIRAIPQYKVEKYDLDFALFVGDRKLNIEVDGERYHRNWTGELCRRDQMRNQRLFELGWDVKRFWVYEVRDDLSRCIQLIKDWKEQGREPL